A DNA window from Methylocystis heyeri contains the following coding sequences:
- a CDS encoding glutathionylspermidine synthase family protein: MRREASPPRPDMKAHFEEIGFLYAYQDGAPYWDETARYVFSLKEVEHELERPTRELHALCLELVSRVVASDDLLAKLRIPSFAFEAIRKSWIRRDPSLYGRFDFAFDGRGPAKLLEYNADTPTSLYETAVAQWFWLEHLTARGLLPKGADQFNSLHEKLIARWREIGLGRFLHLACMAGGVEDSGTIAYLQDCARQAGLQSQTLDMGDIGLQEPVYVDRWGRRIDFLFKLYPWEWMFADPFGRSAALLRTRFVEPQWKMILSCKGMLALLWEMAPGHPNLLPCYFDDDPRSAQLGPRYARKPLYSREGADVELVDGDRRTEGDRDGYGAEGFVRQALCPLPDFGGKRPVVGSWIIGDAPAGVGVREDSSAITSNRSRFLPHVILG, encoded by the coding sequence GTGAGGCGCGAAGCCTCCCCTCCCCGGCCCGACATGAAGGCGCATTTCGAGGAAATCGGATTCCTCTACGCCTACCAGGACGGCGCGCCCTATTGGGACGAAACCGCTCGATATGTCTTTTCGCTGAAGGAGGTCGAACACGAGCTGGAGCGGCCGACTCGGGAGCTTCATGCGCTCTGCCTGGAACTGGTCTCGCGCGTCGTCGCCAGCGACGATCTGCTGGCGAAGCTCCGTATTCCGTCATTTGCTTTCGAGGCGATCAGGAAGAGCTGGATCAGGCGCGATCCCTCGCTCTACGGCCGCTTCGATTTCGCCTTTGACGGCCGCGGCCCCGCCAAACTGCTCGAATACAACGCCGACACGCCCACGAGCCTTTACGAAACTGCGGTGGCCCAGTGGTTCTGGCTCGAACATCTGACTGCGCGCGGGCTTCTGCCGAAAGGCGCCGATCAATTCAACTCGCTGCATGAAAAGCTGATCGCGCGCTGGCGCGAGATCGGGCTCGGGCGCTTCCTGCATCTCGCCTGCATGGCCGGCGGCGTCGAGGACTCCGGAACAATCGCCTATCTCCAGGATTGCGCGCGTCAGGCCGGGCTCCAGAGCCAGACGCTCGACATGGGCGACATCGGCCTTCAGGAGCCGGTCTATGTCGACCGCTGGGGCCGCAGGATCGACTTCCTGTTCAAGCTCTATCCCTGGGAGTGGATGTTCGCCGATCCTTTCGGCAGGTCCGCGGCCCTGCTGCGCACGCGCTTCGTCGAGCCGCAGTGGAAGATGATTCTCTCCTGCAAGGGTATGCTGGCGCTGCTATGGGAAATGGCGCCGGGCCACCCCAATCTGCTGCCCTGCTATTTCGACGACGATCCCCGCTCCGCGCAGCTCGGGCCGCGCTATGCCCGCAAGCCGCTTTATTCCCGTGAAGGCGCCGATGTCGAACTCGTCGACGGCGACCGCAGGACCGAAGGAGACCGGGACGGTTACGGAGCGGAGGGTTTCGTCCGCCAGGCGCTTTGCCCGCTCCCTGATTTCGGAGGGAAGCGTCCCGTGGTCGGAAGCTGGATTATCGGCGATGCGCCCGCGGGCGTAGGCGTGCGCGAGGATTCCTCGGCCATAACCTCAAACCGCTCGCGCTTCCTGCCGCATGTGATCCTGGGGTGA
- the hisN gene encoding histidinol-phosphatase, protein MTAVDFERFVEQLAEVSAEAILPFFRTALTAEDKGRGGAFDPVTEADRAAESAMRRLIQDTFPGHGLIGEEFGSQQEDAEFVWVLDPIDGTKSFICGFPTWGTLIGLTHRGAPVYGLMNQPFTRERFSGDCEAAFWRGPARNGNGMERRALKTRPCADLSHATLLTTSPLLIDPDLRDNFHRVEKEVRLSRYGGDCYAYCALAAGHVDLVIETNLNPYDIVALIPIVEGAGGVVTTWSGDSAAGGGSIIAAGDRRIHEAAMALLG, encoded by the coding sequence GTGACAGCAGTCGATTTCGAGAGATTCGTGGAACAGCTCGCGGAAGTCTCCGCCGAGGCCATATTGCCTTTTTTCCGTACGGCTCTCACCGCCGAAGACAAAGGGCGCGGCGGCGCCTTCGATCCGGTGACCGAAGCCGACCGCGCCGCCGAGAGCGCCATGCGGCGGCTGATTCAGGACACCTTTCCCGGCCACGGACTGATCGGGGAGGAATTCGGATCGCAGCAGGAGGACGCCGAATTCGTCTGGGTGCTCGATCCCATAGACGGCACCAAGAGCTTCATCTGCGGCTTTCCCACCTGGGGCACGCTGATCGGCCTCACCCACCGCGGGGCCCCCGTTTACGGCCTGATGAATCAGCCCTTCACCCGTGAGCGTTTTTCCGGGGATTGCGAGGCCGCCTTTTGGCGGGGACCGGCGCGCAACGGCAATGGCATGGAGAGACGGGCGCTGAAGACACGGCCCTGCGCCGATCTTTCCCACGCGACCTTGCTGACGACCTCGCCCTTGCTGATCGATCCCGATCTGCGGGACAACTTCCACCGCGTCGAAAAAGAGGTCCGGCTCTCGCGCTACGGCGGCGATTGCTACGCCTATTGCGCGCTCGCGGCCGGCCATGTCGATCTCGTGATCGAAACCAATCTCAACCCCTACGACATCGTAGCGCTCATCCCGATCGTAGAGGGCGCAGGCGGCGTCGTCACGACATGGAGCGGCGACAGCGCGGCTGGGGGAGGCTCCATCATCGCCGCGGGCGATCGGCGCATCCATGAGGCGGCGATGGCGCTGTTGGGCTGA
- a CDS encoding N-formylglutamate amidohydrolase, with product MESAPRQESSDAGFSGEGVEPELARPFEIVAPPVLASPLVFSSPHSGCVYPARFLQQARLDSASLRRSEDAYVDTLFACARGLGAPMLRACFPRAYLDVNREPYELDPRMFEEDLPEFVNTRSLRVAAGLGTIPRVVTDAREIYQGKLKLSDALRRIEKLYKPYHAALASLMEEARRAFGLAILIDCHSMPTIAARDPGASARTEKRRVDFVLGDRFGASCDTGFVDLIERRLRGFGYNVHRNRPYAGGFITEHYGRPGAGWHAMQIEVARGLYMNEATLERNERFELLAQHLQEALSELVQSIGRGESGRTQAPRAAAE from the coding sequence ATGGAATCAGCCCCGCGGCAAGAGTCGAGCGACGCCGGTTTCTCCGGCGAGGGGGTCGAACCCGAGCTTGCGCGCCCCTTTGAAATCGTCGCGCCTCCGGTCCTCGCTTCTCCGCTGGTGTTTTCTTCCCCCCATTCGGGCTGCGTCTACCCTGCGCGCTTCCTTCAGCAGGCGCGGCTGGACTCGGCGAGTCTGCGCCGGTCCGAGGACGCCTATGTGGACACGCTTTTCGCCTGCGCCCGGGGTTTGGGCGCGCCGATGTTGCGGGCGTGCTTTCCGAGAGCCTATCTCGACGTGAACCGCGAACCCTATGAGCTCGACCCGCGCATGTTCGAGGAAGACCTGCCTGAATTCGTCAATACGAGGTCGCTGCGCGTCGCCGCCGGCCTCGGGACCATTCCGCGCGTCGTGACAGACGCCCGGGAGATATATCAGGGCAAGCTGAAGCTATCGGACGCCCTCAGACGGATCGAGAAACTCTACAAGCCCTACCACGCCGCTCTCGCCTCGCTGATGGAGGAAGCGCGCCGGGCTTTCGGCCTCGCCATATTGATCGACTGCCATTCCATGCCCACGATCGCGGCGCGCGATCCCGGCGCTTCGGCGCGCACGGAAAAACGGCGGGTCGATTTCGTGCTCGGGGACCGTTTCGGGGCGAGCTGCGACACCGGTTTCGTGGATCTGATCGAGCGACGCTTGCGCGGCTTCGGCTACAACGTGCACCGCAACCGCCCTTACGCCGGCGGCTTCATCACCGAGCATTACGGGCGTCCCGGCGCCGGATGGCATGCGATGCAGATCGAGGTCGCGCGCGGCCTTTACATGAACGAAGCCACATTGGAGCGCAACGAGCGCTTCGAGCTTCTGGCTCAGCATCTGCAAGAGGCGCTGTCGGAGCTCGTCCAAAGCATCGGCCGAGGCGAGAGCGGGCGGACGCAAGCCCCGCGCGCCGCGGCGGAATGA
- the cpdR gene encoding cell cycle two-component system response regulator CpdR, with protein MTDPAAAKILLAEDDNDMRRFLVKALQHAGFCVTSFDNGLAAYDQLRVEPFELLLTDIVMPEMDGIELARRATELDPDIKVMFITGFAAVALNPDNQAPSQAKILSKPFHLRDLVNEVHRLLAA; from the coding sequence ATGACCGACCCGGCAGCCGCCAAGATCTTGCTTGCAGAAGACGACAACGACATGCGCCGCTTCCTGGTCAAGGCGTTGCAGCACGCAGGCTTTTGCGTCACCTCCTTCGACAATGGGCTTGCGGCCTATGACCAGCTTCGGGTGGAGCCCTTCGAGCTGCTGCTGACCGACATCGTCATGCCCGAGATGGACGGAATCGAGCTCGCCCGCCGCGCCACCGAACTCGACCCCGACATAAAAGTGATGTTCATCACCGGATTCGCCGCCGTGGCGCTCAATCCCGACAATCAGGCGCCGAGCCAGGCCAAGATCCTTTCCAAGCCGTTCCACCTGCGCGATCTCGTCAACGAGGTGCACCGGCTTCTCGCCGCCTGA
- the rpmE gene encoding 50S ribosomal protein L31, producing MKKDIHPDYHTIRVVMTDGTEYFTRSTWGSEGETMNLDIDPKTHPAWTGGSQQLLDRGGRLSKFNSRFGGLSFGKK from the coding sequence ATGAAAAAAGACATTCACCCCGATTACCACACCATCAGAGTCGTGATGACGGATGGAACCGAATATTTCACCCGTTCGACCTGGGGGTCCGAGGGCGAGACGATGAACCTCGACATCGATCCCAAGACCCATCCGGCCTGGACCGGCGGATCGCAGCAGCTCCTCGACCGCGGCGGTCGCCTCTCGAAGTTCAATTCGCGTTTCGGCGGGCTCTCCTTCGGCAAGAAGTGA
- a CDS encoding DUF1465 family protein has translation MRLNDSVNEAGQPVSFVEKLACSEAFGALFREGMSLVEDAAAYLDGAGRDEAKSLPRTEALAYAAESMRLTTRLMQIASWLLLQRAVNQGEMTRVQAASDRNRVKLSQQELASNPDVFQRLPQKLRDLSIHSLRMQARIMHLDMLIYMPVTQPIQAPVGSPVEDQLQRLRDAFAPAR, from the coding sequence ATGCGTCTGAATGACAGCGTAAATGAAGCAGGCCAACCCGTTTCCTTTGTCGAAAAGCTCGCCTGTTCCGAAGCTTTCGGCGCGCTTTTTCGGGAAGGCATGTCGCTGGTCGAGGACGCCGCAGCCTATCTCGACGGCGCGGGCCGTGACGAAGCCAAGTCGCTCCCGCGCACCGAAGCGCTCGCTTACGCAGCCGAAAGCATGAGGCTCACGACCCGTCTCATGCAGATCGCCTCCTGGCTCTTGCTCCAGCGCGCCGTCAACCAGGGCGAAATGACCCGCGTTCAGGCCGCCAGCGATCGCAACAGGGTCAAGCTCTCCCAGCAGGAGCTGGCGTCGAACCCGGACGTCTTCCAGCGTCTCCCGCAAAAGCTGCGCGATCTTTCGATTCACTCGCTGCGGATGCAGGCTCGAATCATGCATCTCGACATGCTGATCTACATGCCGGTCACACAGCCGATTCAGGCCCCTGTCGGCAGTCCGGTCGAAGACCAGCTGCAGAGGCTGCGCGACGCCTTCGCTCCGGCCCGGTGA
- a CDS encoding cytochrome c biogenesis CcdA family protein: protein MAADVTFPAAAAAGLLSFLSPCVLPLVPPYLTFIAGVTLEDLSAESRGKAQRDVLLAAALFVLGFGTVFTALGASASFFGQELRANQEILSYAAGAIIIAMGLHFIGVFRIGLLYREKRAEIEKPMGLFGAYVMGLAFAFGWTPCIGPILAAILAVASTEDTVWRGAQLLSVYSLGLGVPFLAAALALEPFMGFISRFKRHFVKIERIVGGLLVFTGVVFWSGGIQNISFWLMQTFPGLANLG, encoded by the coding sequence ATGGCGGCGGACGTCACTTTTCCCGCGGCGGCGGCGGCAGGATTGCTGTCGTTTCTTTCGCCCTGCGTGCTGCCTCTGGTTCCGCCCTATCTGACCTTCATCGCCGGCGTCACGCTGGAGGATCTATCCGCGGAATCGCGAGGCAAGGCGCAACGCGACGTGCTCCTGGCCGCGGCGCTGTTCGTGCTGGGGTTTGGAACCGTCTTTACCGCTCTCGGCGCCAGCGCGAGCTTTTTCGGCCAGGAATTGCGCGCCAACCAGGAAATCCTCTCTTACGCCGCCGGCGCCATCATCATCGCCATGGGCCTGCACTTCATCGGCGTGTTCAGGATCGGCCTGCTCTATCGTGAAAAGCGCGCCGAGATCGAAAAACCCATGGGGCTCTTCGGCGCCTATGTCATGGGGCTCGCATTCGCCTTCGGCTGGACGCCCTGCATCGGCCCGATTCTGGCGGCGATTCTCGCGGTGGCGAGCACGGAGGATACGGTTTGGCGCGGGGCGCAATTGCTCAGCGTCTATTCACTGGGCCTCGGGGTGCCCTTCCTCGCGGCGGCCCTGGCGCTGGAGCCCTTCATGGGCTTCATCTCCAGGTTCAAGCGGCATTTTGTGAAGATCGAGAGAATCGTCGGCGGGCTGCTGGTGTTCACCGGCGTTGTGTTCTGGTCCGGCGGCATCCAGAACATTTCCTTCTGGCTGATGCAGACTTTCCCCGGCCTCGCCAATCTGGGCTGA
- a CDS encoding sulfite exporter TauE/SafE family protein has protein sequence MWEQLHSINPLYTLSGFLVGGLVGFTGVGGGALMTPILLLIFGIAPKTAVGTDLLYAAITKSSGTLVHALNGNVDWRITRRLAAGSVPATILSLLFLWRLGGSNEHAANGAITSVLGFALILTAAAILFRSATLKYIARHTDSLTDAQSRNLTIALGVFLGTVVTISSVGAGAIGMTVLLALYPRLPTVRLVGSDIAHAVPLTFIAGTGHMLMGGVDWLLLVSLLIGSLPGIAIGSQLAARAPDRFLRPVLASVLAVVGAKLSI, from the coding sequence ATGTGGGAGCAATTGCATTCGATCAACCCGCTCTACACGCTTTCCGGCTTTCTGGTCGGCGGGCTGGTGGGCTTCACCGGCGTCGGGGGAGGGGCCCTGATGACTCCGATCCTCCTGCTGATTTTCGGCATCGCGCCCAAGACGGCGGTGGGAACCGACCTTCTTTACGCCGCCATCACCAAGAGCAGCGGCACGCTGGTTCACGCGCTGAACGGCAATGTCGACTGGCGCATCACCAGAAGGCTGGCGGCGGGCAGCGTGCCGGCTACGATTCTTTCGCTGCTGTTTTTATGGCGCCTCGGCGGCTCCAATGAACATGCGGCCAACGGCGCCATCACTTCCGTCCTCGGCTTCGCGCTCATTCTCACTGCTGCGGCGATTCTGTTTCGAAGCGCGACACTGAAATATATAGCGCGCCACACCGACTCGCTGACGGACGCCCAGAGCCGCAATCTCACCATCGCGCTCGGCGTTTTCCTCGGGACCGTGGTGACGATTTCTTCGGTCGGGGCGGGGGCCATCGGCATGACGGTGCTGCTCGCCCTCTATCCGCGCCTGCCCACGGTTCGGCTGGTCGGCTCCGACATCGCCCATGCCGTGCCGCTCACTTTCATCGCCGGAACAGGGCATATGCTCATGGGCGGGGTCGACTGGCTCCTGCTGGTCTCGCTGCTGATCGGCTCCTTGCCCGGCATCGCGATCGGCAGCCAGCTCGCTGCGCGGGCGCCCGACCGTTTCCTGCGCCCGGTTCTCGCCAGCGTGCTCGCGGTCGTCGGAGCCAAGCTGAGCATCTGA
- a CDS encoding secondary thiamine-phosphate synthase enzyme YjbQ, which translates to MRQAARTLRVETGGKGFYDITSGVQAFAGEQRMRMGLLTLFCRHTSASLVIQENADPDVLRDLERVFERLAPEDPSLYAHNSEGPDDMPAHIRAALTQTQLSIPLIGGALALGVWQGVYLFEHRRKPHRREIALHLLGE; encoded by the coding sequence ATGCGCCAGGCTGCGAGAACGCTCCGTGTGGAAACCGGGGGCAAAGGCTTTTACGACATCACCTCGGGCGTCCAGGCTTTCGCCGGCGAGCAAAGGATGCGGATGGGACTCCTCACCCTGTTCTGCCGACACACTTCGGCTTCGCTGGTCATTCAGGAGAACGCCGACCCCGACGTGCTTCGCGATCTCGAAAGAGTTTTCGAACGGCTGGCTCCCGAAGACCCTTCCCTTTATGCGCACAACAGCGAAGGGCCCGACGACATGCCGGCGCATATAAGGGCCGCCCTGACGCAAACCCAGCTTTCGATCCCCCTGATCGGCGGCGCGCTCGCGCTTGGGGTCTGGCAGGGCGTGTATTTGTTCGAGCACAGGCGCAAGCCCCACCGGCGCGAGATCGCGCTGCATCTACTCGGCGAATGA
- a CDS encoding cell wall hydrolase: MRRRSNAAKWSVDVIAPWVLGFGLVVSFTASAGQDSATGWNEAPLTARSPGPSAATLAAALAGDFAQNPNRPHVELARLTDGGPLDMHSLPDEREPHVDLKPNAAIFPEIDRTHKGDPVVAIRPSFETRLPGPVSPDLAFNVSGATTRVILAPRAALPGDEEASEFQNPAESVQITTQKGAAAAMPAQAASAATPASLEALQERAAHGATPQVARAVALGSSTPAQPDAVPIEAGSFPRATLALSSNARPDYASMIDADRMSSEKRCLAEAVYFESRSEPEAGQAAVAQVVLNRVSSGLYPRNICGVVYQNRHHYKGCQFSFACEGKSLRITERDSWTTAVRIADEVLAGRTYISDVGRSTHYHANYVKPRWARSLTKMDVIGRHVFYRLKPGQT, encoded by the coding sequence ATGCGTCGTCGGTCTAATGCAGCAAAGTGGTCCGTAGATGTCATTGCGCCCTGGGTTCTGGGTTTCGGGCTCGTGGTCTCCTTTACGGCTTCGGCCGGGCAGGACTCCGCCACCGGCTGGAACGAGGCGCCGTTGACGGCGCGCTCCCCGGGACCGTCGGCGGCGACGCTGGCGGCGGCGCTGGCGGGGGACTTCGCCCAGAACCCCAATCGTCCGCACGTCGAGCTGGCGAGGCTCACCGACGGCGGCCCGCTCGACATGCACAGCCTGCCCGACGAGCGCGAGCCGCATGTCGACCTCAAGCCCAACGCCGCAATTTTTCCAGAGATAGACCGCACCCACAAGGGCGATCCCGTGGTCGCCATCCGCCCTTCCTTCGAAACCCGCCTCCCCGGCCCTGTCTCGCCGGATCTCGCCTTCAACGTTTCGGGAGCCACGACCCGGGTCATATTGGCGCCGCGCGCCGCCTTGCCCGGCGACGAGGAGGCTTCCGAGTTCCAGAACCCGGCGGAAAGCGTTCAGATCACGACCCAGAAAGGCGCTGCGGCAGCGATGCCGGCGCAGGCGGCCTCGGCGGCGACCCCGGCCTCCCTGGAGGCGCTGCAGGAGCGCGCCGCTCACGGCGCCACGCCGCAGGTGGCGCGCGCGGTGGCGCTCGGCTCCTCCACGCCGGCCCAGCCCGACGCCGTTCCGATCGAGGCCGGCTCCTTCCCGCGCGCTACGCTGGCTCTTTCCAGCAATGCTCGGCCCGATTACGCATCGATGATCGACGCGGACCGGATGAGCAGCGAAAAGCGCTGTCTCGCCGAGGCGGTCTATTTCGAGTCGCGCAGCGAGCCCGAGGCGGGACAGGCCGCGGTGGCGCAGGTGGTGCTCAACCGCGTTTCCAGCGGGCTCTATCCGCGCAACATCTGCGGCGTCGTTTACCAGAACCGCCATCACTACAAGGGTTGCCAGTTCTCCTTCGCCTGCGAAGGAAAATCGCTGCGCATCACCGAGCGCGACTCCTGGACGACGGCGGTGCGCATCGCCGACGAGGTGCTGGCCGGCCGCACCTATATTTCGGATGTCGGCCGCTCCACCCATTACCACGCCAATTACGTAAAGCCGCGCTGGGCGCGTAGCCTGACCAAGATGGACGTGATCGGCCGTCATGTGTTCTATCGGCTGAAGCCGGGGCAGACGTGA